The proteins below come from a single Diceros bicornis minor isolate mBicDic1 chromosome 3, mDicBic1.mat.cur, whole genome shotgun sequence genomic window:
- the IL6 gene encoding interleukin-6 isoform X2 translates to MQQGPPLTSHQIGAFSPVAFSLGLLLVVATAFPTPLSLGEDSKDDTTSNRPLLTTADKTGHHIKYILDKISALKKEMCNNFSKCENSKEILAENNLNLPKMAEKDGCFQSGFNQETCLKKITTGLSEFQIYLKYLQNQFKSENENAKTIQISTNALVKMLKQKIKNPDEVTSPDPTENTSLLEKLQSQNEWLKNTTIHLILRSLEDFLQFSLRAVRIMQP, encoded by the exons ATGCAACAAGGTCCTCCTTTGACATCCCATCAAATAG GCGCCTTCAGTCCAGTTGCCTTCTCCCTGGGGCTGCTCCTGGTGGTGGCTACTGCTTTCCCCACTCCACTATCTCTGGGAGAAGATTCCAAAGATGATACCACCTCAAATAGACCACTACTCACCACTGCAGACAAAACTGGACACCACATTAAGTACATCCTCGACAAAATCTCTGCCCTGAAAAAGGAG ATGTGTAACAATTTTAGCAAGTGTGAAAACAGCAAGGAGATACTAGCAGAAAACAACCTGAACCTTCCAAAGATGGCAGAAAAAGATGGATGCTTCCAATCTGGGTTCAATCAG GAGACCTGCCTGAAGAAAATCACCACCGGCCTGTCAGAGTTTCAGATATACCTGAAGTACCTCCAGAACCAGTTTAAGAGTGAAAACGAAAACGCCAAGACTATACAGATCAGTACCAATGCCCTGGTCAAGATGCTGAAGCAAAAA atAAAGAATCCAGATGAAGTAACCTCTCCTGACCCAACTGAAAACACCAGCCTGCTGGAGAAGCTGCAGTCGCAGAATGAGTGGCTGAAGAACACGACAATTCACCTCATCCTTCGAAGCCTTGAGGATTTCCTGCAGTTCAGCCTGAGAGCTGTTCGCATAATGCAACCTTAA
- the IL6 gene encoding interleukin-6 isoform X1 yields MRLGMSEAHSALEPTRNERELHLSSRNPAMNSLSTSAFSPVAFSLGLLLVVATAFPTPLSLGEDSKDDTTSNRPLLTTADKTGHHIKYILDKISALKKEMCNNFSKCENSKEILAENNLNLPKMAEKDGCFQSGFNQETCLKKITTGLSEFQIYLKYLQNQFKSENENAKTIQISTNALVKMLKQKIKNPDEVTSPDPTENTSLLEKLQSQNEWLKNTTIHLILRSLEDFLQFSLRAVRIMQP; encoded by the exons ATGAGACTGGGGATGTCTGAGGCTCATTCTGCCCTCGAGCCCACCAGGAACGAAAGAGAGCTCCATCTGTCCTCCAGGAACCCAGCTATGAACTCCCTCTCCACAA GCGCCTTCAGTCCAGTTGCCTTCTCCCTGGGGCTGCTCCTGGTGGTGGCTACTGCTTTCCCCACTCCACTATCTCTGGGAGAAGATTCCAAAGATGATACCACCTCAAATAGACCACTACTCACCACTGCAGACAAAACTGGACACCACATTAAGTACATCCTCGACAAAATCTCTGCCCTGAAAAAGGAG ATGTGTAACAATTTTAGCAAGTGTGAAAACAGCAAGGAGATACTAGCAGAAAACAACCTGAACCTTCCAAAGATGGCAGAAAAAGATGGATGCTTCCAATCTGGGTTCAATCAG GAGACCTGCCTGAAGAAAATCACCACCGGCCTGTCAGAGTTTCAGATATACCTGAAGTACCTCCAGAACCAGTTTAAGAGTGAAAACGAAAACGCCAAGACTATACAGATCAGTACCAATGCCCTGGTCAAGATGCTGAAGCAAAAA atAAAGAATCCAGATGAAGTAACCTCTCCTGACCCAACTGAAAACACCAGCCTGCTGGAGAAGCTGCAGTCGCAGAATGAGTGGCTGAAGAACACGACAATTCACCTCATCCTTCGAAGCCTTGAGGATTTCCTGCAGTTCAGCCTGAGAGCTGTTCGCATAATGCAACCTTAA
- the IL6 gene encoding interleukin-6 isoform X3: MNSLSTSAFSPVAFSLGLLLVVATAFPTPLSLGEDSKDDTTSNRPLLTTADKTGHHIKYILDKISALKKEMCNNFSKCENSKEILAENNLNLPKMAEKDGCFQSGFNQETCLKKITTGLSEFQIYLKYLQNQFKSENENAKTIQISTNALVKMLKQKIKNPDEVTSPDPTENTSLLEKLQSQNEWLKNTTIHLILRSLEDFLQFSLRAVRIMQP, encoded by the exons ATGAACTCCCTCTCCACAA GCGCCTTCAGTCCAGTTGCCTTCTCCCTGGGGCTGCTCCTGGTGGTGGCTACTGCTTTCCCCACTCCACTATCTCTGGGAGAAGATTCCAAAGATGATACCACCTCAAATAGACCACTACTCACCACTGCAGACAAAACTGGACACCACATTAAGTACATCCTCGACAAAATCTCTGCCCTGAAAAAGGAG ATGTGTAACAATTTTAGCAAGTGTGAAAACAGCAAGGAGATACTAGCAGAAAACAACCTGAACCTTCCAAAGATGGCAGAAAAAGATGGATGCTTCCAATCTGGGTTCAATCAG GAGACCTGCCTGAAGAAAATCACCACCGGCCTGTCAGAGTTTCAGATATACCTGAAGTACCTCCAGAACCAGTTTAAGAGTGAAAACGAAAACGCCAAGACTATACAGATCAGTACCAATGCCCTGGTCAAGATGCTGAAGCAAAAA atAAAGAATCCAGATGAAGTAACCTCTCCTGACCCAACTGAAAACACCAGCCTGCTGGAGAAGCTGCAGTCGCAGAATGAGTGGCTGAAGAACACGACAATTCACCTCATCCTTCGAAGCCTTGAGGATTTCCTGCAGTTCAGCCTGAGAGCTGTTCGCATAATGCAACCTTAA